Sequence from the Streptomyces sp. NBC_00440 genome:
ATGCAGAACGCGGGGGCGACCGTACCCAAGACCTGGCCGGCGTTCCTCAAGACCGCGGAGACCGTGTCGGCTTCGGGTGTCACCCCGGTCTCGGTCGGCGGCGCGGACGGCTGGACCCTGACCGACTGGTTCGAGAACGTCTATCTCTCCCAGGCGGGCCCGGACAAGTACGACCAGCTGGCCCAGCACAAGATCAAGTGGACGGATCCGTCGGTCAAGGCCGCACTGACCACGCTCGCGCAGCTCTTCGGCAAGCCGTCGCTCATCTCGGGCGGTGCGGACGGTGCGCTCCAGACCGAGTTCCCGACGTCGGTCACCCAGACCTTCACCGGTGGTGACCAGCCCAAGGGCGCGATGGTCTTCGAGGGTGACTTCGCGCAGACCAACATCGCGCAGACCAAGGCGAAGGTGGGCACCGACGCGAAGGTCTTCCCGTTCCCCGCGGTGGGCGCCAAGGCGCCGGTGGTGACCGGCGGCGACGCCGCGGTGATCCTCAAGGACTCCAAGGGCGCGCAGGCGCTGCTGACCTGGCTGGCCTCCACGGACGCGGCGAAGATCGCCGCGGGGTCGGGCGGCTTCGTCTCGCCCAACAAGGGCCTGGACCTGTCGGCCTACCCCAATGACGTGCAGCGCACCATCGCCAAGGCACTGGTCGCGGCGGGCGACGACATCCGCTTCGACATGTCGGACCAGGCACCGCAGTCCTTCGGCGGCACACCGGGCAAGGGCGAGTGGAAGGACCTCCAGGACTTCCTGAAGAACCCGAAGGACATCGCGGGGACCCAGCAGAAGCTGGAGTCCGACGCGGCCAAGGCGTACAAGAACTGACGCCGCGATGACCTCCGCTGTCGCGGGGGACGTCCTCAACGGGGCGCCCCCCGCCGGAAAGCCGCACAAGAGCGTGACAGGCACACGTAAAGTCCTGGCGGCCGCCTTCCTGCTGCCCGCCCTGGTGCTGCTCGGCGCGCTCGTGGTCTACCCGATCGGGTACTCGGTCTACCGGTCCTTCTTCGACCAGGCAGGCTCCAGCTTCATCGGTATCGACAACTACAAGACCCTCTTCACCGACGACGCGATCCGCACCGCGATCAAGAACACCGCGATCTGGGTCGTGGTCGCCCCGACCGTCGCCACCGTGCTCGGTCTGATCTTCGCCGTACTCACCGAACGGGTGCGCTGGGGAACGGCGTTCAAGCTGGTCGTCTTCATGCCGATGGCCATCTCGATGCTCGCGGCCGGCATCATCTTCCGGCTGGTGTACGAGCAGGATCCGGGGCGCGGGGTGGCCAACGCCGTCTGGGTGGGCGTGCACGACACGTTCGCCGAGTCGGCGGGGTACCCGGGGGCGCACCCGCTGCCGGTGGCCCCGCTCAAGTCCGGCGGCGGTGGCTCGTTCCTCACCAGGCAGCCGGTGCACGCGGGCACCCCGGTCCGGCTGCCGCTCGTCGGCGTACTGCCCACGAAGATGCCGTCGTCGGCGAAGCCCGCCAGAACCCCGAAGGCCGCGGCCGGTTCGGTGACCGGCACGGCCTGGCTGGACTTCACCCTGGGCGGCGGCGGCAAACCGAACGTCATCGACCCCAAGGAGCTGGGGCTCAAGGGCGTCACGGTCGAGGCGGTCAAGGGCGGCACGGTGGTGGCGAGCGCCAAGGCGGCGTCCGACGGTACGTTCACGCTGCCCGCGAAGGCGGACGGGGCGCTGCTCCGGCTCCCCGACTCGAACTTCCGCGAGCCGTACAACGGCGTCAACTGGCTGGGTCCGACCCTGGTCACCCCGTCGATCATCGGCAGTTACGTCTGGATGTGGGCCGGCTTCGCCATGGTCCTCATCGCGGCGGGCCTGGCCGGACTCCCGCGTGAACTCCTCGAACAGGCCCGGGTGGACGGGGCCAGTGAGTGGCAGGTCTTCCGCCGGATCACCATCCCGCTGCTCGCTCCGGTCCTCGCGGTGGTGCTGGTCACGCTGATGATCAACGTCCTGAAGATCTTCGACCTGGTCTTCATCGTGGCGCCCGGCTCCTCGCAGGACGACGCGAACGTCCTGGCGCTCCAGCTCTACCGCTCGTCGTTCGGTACGGACGCGGATCTGGGCACCGGCAGCGCCATCGCCGTACTGCTGCTGCTCCTGGTCGTCCCGATCATGCTCGTCAACATCCGCAGGATGCGGAAGGAGGGGCGCCGATGACCACCGAAGCCCAGGTGCCCGCGCCACGGGCCCCCGACGACCGGCTGCCCGCGGTCCCGGCGGCGAAGCCGAAGGAGCCGCTGGCCTCCCGGATCGCGGCCCGCGCGGGCGGCAGCGTGATGCGGGTCTTCCTCGTCCTGGTCGGCCTGTTCTGGCTGATGCCGACGATCGGGCTGCTGCTCTCCTCGCTGCGCGGCTCGTCCGACATCGCGGCGTCCGGCTGGTGGAAGGTCTTCACCGCGCCCTCGCAGCTGACCTTCGACAACTACTCCAAGATCCTCGACAACAAGGTCATCACCGACTCCCTGCTCAGCACGGTCATGATCACCGTCCCGGCGACCCTCCTGGTGGTGGTCATCGGCTCGCTGGCCGCGTACGCCTTCGCGTGGATGGACTTCCCCGGCCGCGACTGGTGGTTCCTGGTCGTGGTCGGCCTGCTGGTCGTGCCGGTCCAGGTGGCCCTGATCCCGGTCTCGAAACTCTTCGGCGAGATCGGGCTCTTCGAGACCACGGCGGGGGTGGTCCTCTTCCATGTGGCGTTCGGGCTGCCGTTCGCGGTCTTCCTGCTGCGCAACTTCTTCGCGGAGATCCCGAGGGAACTCCTGGAGGCCGCGCGGCTGGACGGGGCCGGGGAGCTCCGGCTGTTCACCCGGGTCGTGCTGCCGCTCGGCGGTCCGGCCATCGCCTCGCTGGGGATCTTCCAGTTCCTCTGGGTGTGGAACGACATGCTGGTCGCCCTGATCTTCGCGGACTCCAAGCACCCGCCGATCACGGTCGCGCTCCAGGAGCAGGTCAGGCAGTTCGGCAACAACATCGACGTGCTGGCACCCGGCGCCTTCATCTCGATGGTGATCCCGCTGGCGGTGTTCTTCGCGTTCCAGCGGCAGTTCGTCAGCGGCGTCATGGCGGGCGCGGTGAAGTAGGCCACCGTCGAGGTGGGACGTTGCCAGTCGGGTAAGCAGAGCAGCCGGGTAAGCAGAGCAGCCGGGCAGCAGCGGAGTCAGGCAGCAGACGGGCGGGCCCGTTCCCGGATGTACGGGGGCGGCCCCGCCCGTCTGCTGCGTACCGGGGCGGGGCGGGGCGGCGTTACGTACCGGCCCGGGGGCCGGCGTGTGCCCGAAAGGGTGGTTCGGGCGGCCGGGATGTGCTCCGGCGCAACCGCGTCATGGCGCCTTCGTTAAGCCCGACATGGCCTTTTGATCACGATGTGCCATCCCCCCCCCACGTGAGAGAGCCCCCATGCACAGGCACGAATTCCTGCAGCGGCTGCACGCGGTGCTGAAGCCGCGCACCTATCTGGAGATCGGGACCAACGACGGGCGGAGCCTCGCCCTCTCCCGCGTCCCCAGCATCGCGGTCGACCCGGCCCCGAAGATCCGGACGCGGCTGCACTGCGACCTCCAGCTGATCACGGCCACCAGCGACACCTTCTTCGCCGGCCGGCACCCGATGGGTCATCTGATGAGCTGTCGCAATCCGCTGCGCAACATGCGCAAGGGCCGTCCGCTGCTCGGCGCGTACACCGGCGCCAACCAGGTCGACCTGGCGTTCATCGACGGGATGCATCTCTTCGAGTACGCGCTGCGCGACTTCATCAACACCGAGCGGTTCACCGGCTGGTCGAGCGTGGTGGTCCTGGACGACATGCTGCCGCGCAACAACGCGGAGGCCGTCCGCGACCGGGTCGCGCCGTCCGGCCCCTGGACCGGGGACGTCTACAAGTTCATCCCGGTGGTGGCCAAGCACCGGCCGGATCTGATCACCGTCCAGGTCGACACCCAGCCGACCGGTGTCTTCCTGGTGTTCGGCATGGACCGCTCGAACACCACCCTCAAGGACGGGTACGACGGGATCATCCAGGAGTGGCTGACGCCGGACCCGCAGAAGGTCCCGGAGGCGCTGCTCGAACGGGTGGAGGCCGTCGAGCCCGAGGCCCTGCTCGGCTCCCGGATCTGGCCGGCACTGGCCCGCAGGCGGGGCCGGACCGCCGGCCTGCGGACGGTACGCCAGGAGCTGGCGGCCCTGCGCGGCTACTGAACCGCACCGCGGCGGCCACACCGTACGAGCCGCGGCGGCCGCACCGTACGAAGGGGCGCGGAGGATGACCTCCGCGCCCCTTCGTGCGCTTCGCGCCCGACACCACGTCGCTAGCGCGTCGCAGCCCTCCGCCGCACCTTGCGCACCACGCGCCCCAGCGCACTGCGCCGGAGCGTCCGCATCAGCCGGGCCCGCCGGTGCGCCAGGCTCTCGCGCGGGCGCCGGACCGTCAGCGCGCCGGAGGCCCCGGAAGCGACGAGCACCAGCGGCAACGGCGTGCGCTCCGCGTCCTCGCCGCCGACGCTGACCGCCATCTCCCAGGTACCTGCGGGCAGTTCCCCGGCCGGCCGCTCGGCGCACAGAACCGTTCCCGCGCGCCCCTTGGACGTGGTCAGCGTCGCCGCCACCCGTACGGTGTCGCCCGAGCCCTTCCGGTCCGTGAGGTGGAGCTCGGCGGGTACTGCGTCGGCGGCCTCGGTGTGCAGCGGCAGCAGCGTTTCGAGGAGCAGCGGTTCGTCCATCACCCGGACCTCCCGCACGCCGAGCTTCCGGTACTCCCTGCGGAGGCTGCCGGTCGTCGCGCCGACGTCGAGCGAGAGGTTGCCGTGCGCCGTCCAGTACGGCACGACGACCTGGGCGGGCTCGCCCACCACGGCCGGCTCCCGCCCGGCCGTGACCGCCTCGGTCCGTACCGAGCCGAGCCTGACGTTCTTGTTCCAGCCGCTCTGGTGGACACGGACCAGGACGTCCCAGACACCGGCGCCCAGCGGTGCGCCGCCGGCCGCCGTGCCGGGGGTGACCGCCGCCGTCCCCCGCAGCACCAGCCGGAACTCGCCGGCCCGCGGGCCGTCCACCCGCTCCCTGGTGAACTCGACGGGCTGGTAGAACTCGGCGGCGCTCGACCGCTCCCGTACCACCAGTTCGGCCTTGGCCCGGTCGGCGGCCGCCAGGGGCTTCACCCCGAGCTGTGCGAGCGCCTCGGGGCTGTCCAGCCCCTCGGGCAGGCCGATCAGCTCGTCGCCGCCCTCCCTGACGTAGTGGACCGGCTCGTCCCCCGCCTTGAGTCCTGCGGTGAACGCCAGCTTCAGCGTGCCGTCCTCCCAGGCGAGCCCGGTGAGTTCGGCGTGCGCGGCGATGCCGCTCTCCCAGCGGGCGAAGTGCTCGACGTCCTGGTAGCGGTCGGCCCTGATGAGCGCGCCGACGAGCTGCTGGGTGGGCAGCAGGGACGCGCCGACCCCCGGGCCGAACCGCTCCACGGCGAGCTTGTGCATCTCCTGGAACATGTCCTGCCGGTAGCCGTCGTCGGGCGTGGCCAGCAGCCGGGCGCCGCGCATCCGCTCGATCATCTCGTTGCGGAACCAGCGGCGGTGCAACTTGTCGCGCAGCGGCCCCGGTTCGGTGTACTTCTCCACGACGTCGAGCGCCTCGCCGAGGTTGTGGAAGTAGCCCACCGGCTCGATGCGCCGGAAGCCCGCGTTCGATGCGTCGTCCCGCTTGACGTGGTAATAGCAGACGTAGTCGCTGACCACGGCGACGCTCTTCGCCCGCAGATACGCCTCCGTGACGAAGACGTGGTCCTCCAGGCGGCGGCGCCCTTCGAGGAAGCGCAGCCCCGTCTCGTCCAGGAAGGACCTGCGGAACATCTTGTGCGGGGTGAGGCTGTCGATCAGCGGGGCGTTCCTGACCGTGGCGCGTGGCCGGTTGACGCGGAAGAGTTCGCGCGGCACGGGCCGCCCCTTGCCGGCCATCTTGCCCACGACGACGTCGGCGCCGTGCTTGACGCCGTAGTCGTACATCCGCTCCAGCGCTTCGTCGCCCAGCCAGTCGTCGTTGTCGACGAACATCACGAACTCGCCCTGTGCGGCGTCGATCCCGACGTTGCGCGGCTTGCCCGACCAGCCGGAGTTCTCCTGGTGGACGACGTGTACCAGCGGGTGTGCCTCGGCGAGCCGGTCCAGCCGCTCGCCGGTGCCGTCCGTGGAACCGTCGTCCACGAAGATCGCTTCGTATGCGTCGTCAGGCAGCGACTGTCTCAGCAGCGATGCGATGCAGTCCTCGATGTAGGGCCCCGGGTTGTAGACCGGAATGATCACGCTGACTTTGACCGTCATGCTGTGCACTCGTTTCCCACTGCTCTGCGCCGGCGATCTCTCGTTGCGGGTGCACAGTACTATCGCCGGGAACATCCGGCCCGCCGGGTGGCCCTGTCGTGTACAGGGCCGATCCGCCTCGTTTCACCGTTGCTCAGCGGCCGCCCTCACGCCTTGAGCGCCGCCACCGCGGCCGCCGCGAGTCCGTCCAGATAGCCCTTGGGCAGGTCGTCCCTGACCACCGCGAGCCGCCAGTAGAGCGGCCCCACGATCAGTTCGAGCGCCCGCGCGGGGTCGGCGTCGGCAGGGAGCTCGCCACGGGCCACCGCGTCGCGGACCACCGCGGCGGCGACACCCTTCTGGTTGTCGAGCAGCGCCGCCTTGATCGCGTCCGCGATCTCCGGCTGGCGTGCGGCCTCGACCAGCAGATCGGGGATGACCTGGGAAGCGACCGGGTGCCGCAGCGCCGTCGACGCCACGGCGAGCAGGGCGCGCACATCGCCGTACAGCGAGCCGGTCGCGGGTGCGGGCAGGCCCTGCGCCGCGAACGCGGTGACCAGGTCGAGGACCAGATACAGCTTCGACTTCCAGCGGCGGTAGACCGCGGTCTTGCCGACGCCGGCCCGGCGGGCGATGGCCTCGATGGACATCCGCGCGTACCCGACGGACGCCAGCTCCGCGAAGACGGCGGCACGGATCGCCTCCGTCACGTCCTCGCGGAGCACGGCGGCCCCGGCGGGGGCCCGGCGGGGCGTACGGGGCTCAGTCGTACGGGGATCAGGGGATGCCATGGGGAGAAGTTTACCTATTCGTCGCGACGAGACGGTTGCGTTTCGACGTCGATCCGTCCTAACCTCGGCGTTACGACGATACGGATCCGTTGCGACGTATGTCGGGGGCGCGCTCATAGCCGCCCTTCCCTGTGAATCCCGTGAATCCCGTCGAACTCCGTCGAAAGCGAATGCTGTGATCCCCACGACAGCCCGGAACGCGCCCGCCACGGAGGCGGCGATTCCGAGGGTCTCCCCGCAGCCCCCGCAGGATCTGGCCGCGCTGGCCGCCGAGCACGGCCTGACCATCAGCGGTGCCCGCCCCCCGCTGTTCACGTACATCCGCAGGACCTGGGGGCGCCGGCACTTCATCACCGCCTTCGCCACCGCCCGGCTGACCGCGCAGTACAGCCAGGCGAAGCTGGGGCAGGTCTGGCAGATCATGACGCCGCTGCTGAACGCGGCCGTCTACTACTTCATCTTCGGCGTCCTGCTCGGCACCAGCCACGGCGTCCCCGACTTCATCCCGTTCCTGGTGACCGGCGTCTTCATCTGGACGTTCACCAGCAACTCGATCCAGACGGGCACCCGCGCCATCAGCGGCAGCCTGGGCCTGGTGCGGGCCCTGCACTTCCCGCGGGCCTCGCTCCCGATCGCGTACGCCGTCCAGCAGCTCCAGCAGCTGCTGTTCTCGATGGGCGCGCTGGTCGTCATCCTGGTCTGCTTCGGCGAGTACCCGAAGATCAGCTGGCTGCTCGCGATCCCCGCACTGGCCCTCCAGGCGCTGTTCAACACCGGGATCTCGATGGTCATGGCCAGGCTCGCGGCCAAGACCCCGGACGTCTCACAGCTGATGCCGTTCATCCTGCGCACCTGGATGTACGTCTCGGGTGTGATGTGGAGCATCAAGAAGGTGCTGGCGCACGACAACCTGCCGCACCTCGTCCTGCTGGGGCTCCAGTCCAACCCGGCCGCGGTCTACATCGGCCTGATGCGTTACGCGCTCATCGACAGCTACCACGCCAACCAGCTCCCGCCGCACGTCTGGGCGCTGGCCATCGGCTGGGCGGTCGTGGCAGGCGTGGGCGGCTTCATCTACTTCTGGAAGGCAGAGGAGCAGTACGGACGTGGCTGAGAACCCGGTGAACACCCTGAACCCGACCCCGACGGACACCTTGACGCCGACCATGACGCCCTTCACCGTGCCCCAGGCCCAGGCCCAGGCCCCGGCACCGGTGGTCCTCGGTGCCCCCACCGTCATCGCCGACGACCTCCACATCGTCTACAAGATCCAGGGCACCGGATCCGGCAAGGGCAGCGCGACCTCCGCCCTCAACCGGATCGTCTCCCGCAAACCCCGGCCCGGCACCCGCGAGGTGCACGCCGTCCGGGGGGTGACCTTCGTCGCGCACAAGGGCGAGGCCATCGGCCTGATCGGCTCCAACGGGTCCGGCAAGTCGACCCTGCTGAAGGCCGTCGCCGGGCTGCTGCCCGCCGCGTCGGGCCGGGTCTACACCCAGGGCCAGCCGTCGCTGCTCGGCGTCAACGCCGCCCTGATGAGCGATCTGACCGGCGAGCGCAATGTGATCCTCGGCGGTCTGGCCATGGGGATGACCCGCGAAGAGGTCCGCGACCGCTACGAGGAGATCGTGGACTTCTCCGGCATCAACGAGAAGGGCGACTTCATCTCGCTGCCGATGCGGACGTACTCCTCGGGCATGGGCGCACGGCTGCGCTTCTCCATCGCCGCGGCCAAGAGCCACGACGTGCTGATGATCGACGAGGCGCTCTCCACCGGCGACGCGAAGTTCCAGCGCCGCAGCCAGGACCGGATCGCCGAACTGCGCGAATCGGCGGGCACCGTCTTCCTGGTCAGCCACAGCAACAAGTCGATCCTGGAGACCTGCGAGCGAGCCATCTGGCTGGAGTCGGGGACGATGAGGATGGACGGCCCTGCGGAGGAAGTCGTCGCCGCCTACGAGGAGTTCACCTCCAAGAAGTAACACCTGCGGGCACCCGGGCCCCAGCCCATTGCGCTCGGCCGCCCCGCCGGGTCGGCCCACCCATGCCCGTCGTACTCAGCCGCCCCGCCGGGTGCTGCTCCGGAGCCGGAGCAGCACCCGGTCCGGTCGTTCCCCGCCCGCCGGCATCGCGGCCGCACCCGGCCGGCAGCCCGCGGGCAGACCGTTCCCGGTGATCAGCCGGTACAGCACGGGCGCGGGCCCCGGCAGCATCAGCAGCTCCCCGGCAGCAGACCACGGCCCGGCGCCGCAATCGCCATCGCGATCCGCTACCGCTACGGGGAGACGCAGCGGCCCCGGCCCGCCTGTACTGACAACAGACGGGCCGGGGCCAGGGCCGCGACGGGGGCACACGCACGGCGCGTGCCCCCTGGGTTACGCGGGCGGGCACGCACACGGCGTGCCCGCCGAGAGCCACGCGGGCACGCACGCGGCGGGCCCCCGCATCATGCTCCGACGCCTCAGGCGCCTCAGCGCCTCAGACGTGCGTCCGCAGGAGCGAGCGCATCGTCCGCATCGCGACCGACAGGTTCGCCAGGTCGAAGGCGTCCGAGGACTGGATCTCGTCGAGCGTGGTGCGCGCACGGCCCAGGATCGACGCGTTCTTCTCCTCCCAGGCCTCGAAGCGCTCCTCCGGCTTCGATGCGCCGTTCCCCGCCGAGAGCACGTCGAGGGTGAGCCCGGCGTGCGCCGCGTACAGGTCCGCACGGATGGAGGCGCGGGCCATGGACTGCCAGCGGTCGGCCCGCGGCAGCTCGATGATCCGGTCCATCAGCTGGGAGATCGCCAGCCGGTCGCCGAGGTCGTAGTACACCTCGGCGACGGCCATCGGGTCCTTGTGCGTACGGTCGGCGATCGCCACGATGTCCAGCGCGGGGAAGGCCCCCGAGAACCCGGCCACCCGGCCGGCCAGTTCCTCCGGCACGCCCGCGGCGGTCAGCTCGTCCAGGATGCCCCGGTACCACTCCAGGTCGTCGCCCTTGAGCAGGTTCGGCAGCTCGCCCCAGACCTTCGACACACCCTCGGTGAAGAAGGTGATGGTCTCGCTCAGGTCGAGCGGCTGCGGACGGTTGCCGAGCAGCCAGCGCGCACCACGCTCCACGAGCCGGCGCGAGTGCAGCCTGATACGGGTCTGGACATCGGCCGCGACCTTGTTGTCCAGCTCCTCGACGGCGTCCCACACCTCGGCCAGGCCGAAGATCTCACGGGCCGCGGCCTGCGCCCGTACGATCTCCTCGATCGAGGCGCCCGTCTCCTCCCGGAGCCGGTGCAGGAAGGTCGAACCACCGGTGTTCACCGTGTCGTTGACCAGGACCGTCGTGATGATCTCGCGACGCAGGGCGTGCCCCGCGATCGCTTCGGGGTAGCGCTCACGCAGCGGCTTGGGGAAGTACGCGTGCACCAGCTTCTGCAGGTACGGGTCGTCCGGCAGATCGGTGGTGATCAGCTCCTGAGCGGCGGTGATCTTGGTGTACGCGAGGAGCACGGCCAGCTCGGGCTGGCTCAGCCCCTTGCCCGCGTTGAGCAGTTCACGGACCTGGCGGTCGGTCGGCAGGAACTCCAGCGCCCGGTTCAGATGTCCGTCGCGGACCAGCCTGCGCATGAAGCGCTGGTGGGCGTGGAGGAGCGACGGCGCCTGGGACTCGGCGTTGGCGAGTGCGGTGTTCTGCGCGTAGTTGTTGCGCAGGACCAGGGCGCCGACCTCGTCGGTCATCGACGCGAGGATCTTGTTGCGCTGCTTGACGGTCAGATCGCCCTCGGTGACCATCCCGTTGAGCAGGATCTTGATGTTCACCTCGTGGTCGGAGGTGTCCACGCCCGCGCTGTTGTCGATCGCGTCGGTGTTGATCTTGCCGCCCGTGCCGTCGCCGCCCGACCTGGCGTACTCGATACGACCGAGCTGGGTCAGACCCAGGTTGCCGCCCTCGCCGACGACCTTGGCGCGCAGGTCCTCGCCGTTGACCCGGATGGCGTCGTTGGCCTTGTCGCCGACGTCCGCGTTGGACTCGGCGGAGGACTTCACGTACGTCCCGATGCCGCCGTTCCACACCAGGTCGACCGGGGCCTTGAGGATCGCCCTCATCAGGTCGGCCGGGGTCATCTTGGCCACGCCCGACTCGATGCCGAGCGCCTCACGGACATGTGCGTTGAGCGGGATCGACTTGGCGCTGCGCGGGTGGATGCCGCCGCCGGGCGAGAGCAGGGCGGTGTTGTACTCGGCCCACGAGGAGCGCGGCATCTCGAACAGCCTGCGCCGCTCGGCGTAGGACGTCGCCGCGTCCGGGGTCGGGTCGATGAAGATGTGCCGGTGGTCGAAGGCGGCGACCAGGCGGATGTGCTCGGAGAGCAGCATGCCGTTGCCGAAGACGTCGCCGGACATGTCGCCGACGCCGACCGTGGTGAAGTCCTCGGTCTGGGTGTCGTGGCCGAGCTCCCGGAAGTGCCGTTCGACGGACTCCCAGGCGCCGCGGGCCGTGATGCCCATGCCCTTGTGGTCGTAGCCGGCGGAGCCGCCGGACGCGAAGGCGTCCCCGAGCCAGAAGTCGTACGACTCGGCGACCGCGTTGGCGATGTCGGAGAAGGTCGCGGTGCCCTTGTCGGCGGCGACGACGAGGTAGGTGTCGTCCTCGTCGTGGCGTACGACACCGGTGGGCGGCACGACCTCGCCTGCCACCAGGTTGTCGGTGATGTCGAGCAGCGCGGAGATGAAGGTCTTGTACGCCGCGATGCCCTCGGCCATCCAGGCGTCCCGGTCCACGGACGGGTCGGGCAGCTGCTTGGCGACGAAGCCGCCCTTGGCGCCGACCGGCACGATCACCGTGTTCTTGACCATCTGCGCCTTGACCAGGCCGAGCACCTCCGTACGGAAGTCCTCACGCCGGTCGGACCAGCGCAGCCCGCCTCGGGCGACCTTCCCGAACCGCAGGTGCACGCCCTCGACGCGCGGCGAGTACACCCAGATCTCGTACGCCGGGCGCGGCGCGGGCAGGTCGGGGATGGCCTGCGGGTCGAACTTCATGGAGACGTACGGGTGGTACGTGCCCTGCTCGGTGCCCCGGCCCTTGCGGTCGCCGCTCTCGTCGGCGCTCTGGAAGAAGTTGGTCCTGAGCGTCGCCTTGATGACGGTGAGGAAGGAGCGCAGGATGCGGTCCTCGTCCAGGCTCGCCACCTGGTCGAGCGCACCGTCGAGCTCTTCGAGCAGCCCGTCGGTCAGCTCGGTGCCGGCCCGCTGGCGGCCCGGCGACATCCGGGCCTCGAAGAGCGAGACGAGCAGCCGGGTGGTGTGGACGTTGTTGCGGAGGGTGTCCTCCATGTAGTCCTGGCTGAAGGTCGATCCGGCCTGGCGCAGGTACTTGGCGTACGCGCGCAGCACCATCGCCTGCCGCCAGGTCAGCCCGGCGCCGAGCACCAGGGCGTTGAAACCGTCGTTCTCCGCCTCGCCCGTCCAGGAAGCGGCGAACGCGTCCTGGACGCGCTCCCTCGCGTCGTCGGCGAGGTGGTCGCCGCCCACGCCCTCGATCTGCGGGATCCGCAGCCCGAAGTCGTAGATCCAGGCATGTGTACGGTCGGCGCAGCGCAGCTCGTACGGGCGCTCGTCGGTGACTTCCACACCCAGCTTCTGGAGCACCGGGAGCACCGCGGAGAGGGAGACCTGCGAGCCGATCCGGTAGATCTTGAAGCGGCGCTCGCCGGGAGCCGCGCCCACCGGCTCGTACAGCGAGAGC
This genomic interval carries:
- a CDS encoding carbohydrate ABC transporter permease; this encodes MTSAVAGDVLNGAPPAGKPHKSVTGTRKVLAAAFLLPALVLLGALVVYPIGYSVYRSFFDQAGSSFIGIDNYKTLFTDDAIRTAIKNTAIWVVVAPTVATVLGLIFAVLTERVRWGTAFKLVVFMPMAISMLAAGIIFRLVYEQDPGRGVANAVWVGVHDTFAESAGYPGAHPLPVAPLKSGGGGSFLTRQPVHAGTPVRLPLVGVLPTKMPSSAKPARTPKAAAGSVTGTAWLDFTLGGGGKPNVIDPKELGLKGVTVEAVKGGTVVASAKAASDGTFTLPAKADGALLRLPDSNFREPYNGVNWLGPTLVTPSIIGSYVWMWAGFAMVLIAAGLAGLPRELLEQARVDGASEWQVFRRITIPLLAPVLAVVLVTLMINVLKIFDLVFIVAPGSSQDDANVLALQLYRSSFGTDADLGTGSAIAVLLLLLVVPIMLVNIRRMRKEGRR
- a CDS encoding glycosyltransferase family 2 protein is translated as MTVKVSVIIPVYNPGPYIEDCIASLLRQSLPDDAYEAIFVDDGSTDGTGERLDRLAEAHPLVHVVHQENSGWSGKPRNVGIDAAQGEFVMFVDNDDWLGDEALERMYDYGVKHGADVVVGKMAGKGRPVPRELFRVNRPRATVRNAPLIDSLTPHKMFRRSFLDETGLRFLEGRRRLEDHVFVTEAYLRAKSVAVVSDYVCYYHVKRDDASNAGFRRIEPVGYFHNLGEALDVVEKYTEPGPLRDKLHRRWFRNEMIERMRGARLLATPDDGYRQDMFQEMHKLAVERFGPGVGASLLPTQQLVGALIRADRYQDVEHFARWESGIAAHAELTGLAWEDGTLKLAFTAGLKAGDEPVHYVREGGDELIGLPEGLDSPEALAQLGVKPLAAADRAKAELVVRERSSAAEFYQPVEFTRERVDGPRAGEFRLVLRGTAAVTPGTAAGGAPLGAGVWDVLVRVHQSGWNKNVRLGSVRTEAVTAGREPAVVGEPAQVVVPYWTAHGNLSLDVGATTGSLRREYRKLGVREVRVMDEPLLLETLLPLHTEAADAVPAELHLTDRKGSGDTVRVAATLTTSKGRAGTVLCAERPAGELPAGTWEMAVSVGGEDAERTPLPLVLVASGASGALTVRRPRESLAHRRARLMRTLRRSALGRVVRKVRRRAATR
- a CDS encoding ABC transporter permease, which encodes MPRVSPQPPQDLAALAAEHGLTISGARPPLFTYIRRTWGRRHFITAFATARLTAQYSQAKLGQVWQIMTPLLNAAVYYFIFGVLLGTSHGVPDFIPFLVTGVFIWTFTSNSIQTGTRAISGSLGLVRALHFPRASLPIAYAVQQLQQLLFSMGALVVILVCFGEYPKISWLLAIPALALQALFNTGISMVMARLAAKTPDVSQLMPFILRTWMYVSGVMWSIKKVLAHDNLPHLVLLGLQSNPAAVYIGLMRYALIDSYHANQLPPHVWALAIGWAVVAGVGGFIYFWKAEEQYGRG
- a CDS encoding TetR/AcrR family transcriptional regulator; this translates as MASPDPRTTEPRTPRRAPAGAAVLREDVTEAIRAAVFAELASVGYARMSIEAIARRAGVGKTAVYRRWKSKLYLVLDLVTAFAAQGLPAPATGSLYGDVRALLAVASTALRHPVASQVIPDLLVEAARQPEIADAIKAALLDNQKGVAAAVVRDAVARGELPADADPARALELIVGPLYWRLAVVRDDLPKGYLDGLAAAAVAALKA
- a CDS encoding class I SAM-dependent methyltransferase yields the protein MHRHEFLQRLHAVLKPRTYLEIGTNDGRSLALSRVPSIAVDPAPKIRTRLHCDLQLITATSDTFFAGRHPMGHLMSCRNPLRNMRKGRPLLGAYTGANQVDLAFIDGMHLFEYALRDFINTERFTGWSSVVVLDDMLPRNNAEAVRDRVAPSGPWTGDVYKFIPVVAKHRPDLITVQVDTQPTGVFLVFGMDRSNTTLKDGYDGIIQEWLTPDPQKVPEALLERVEAVEPEALLGSRIWPALARRRGRTAGLRTVRQELAALRGY
- a CDS encoding carbohydrate ABC transporter permease, with the translated sequence MRVFLVLVGLFWLMPTIGLLLSSLRGSSDIAASGWWKVFTAPSQLTFDNYSKILDNKVITDSLLSTVMITVPATLLVVVIGSLAAYAFAWMDFPGRDWWFLVVVGLLVVPVQVALIPVSKLFGEIGLFETTAGVVLFHVAFGLPFAVFLLRNFFAEIPRELLEAARLDGAGELRLFTRVVLPLGGPAIASLGIFQFLWVWNDMLVALIFADSKHPPITVALQEQVRQFGNNIDVLAPGAFISMVIPLAVFFAFQRQFVSGVMAGAVK
- a CDS encoding ABC transporter substrate-binding protein — protein: MRTTGTALRSRRTVLAVVAAGSLVLAAGCGSGSDNKKDSGSGKPAGKSSASGVELPKLSGTKLEVAAVWTGPEQANFVKVLKEFEKRTGASVTFVPAQDPIVNFLGTKIAGGAPPDVAMMPQVGAITQAVAKKWAKPVGPAAQAQLDKNYSQVWKDLGTVGGKQYGVYFKAANKSLVWYNTKAMQNAGATVPKTWPAFLKTAETVSASGVTPVSVGGADGWTLTDWFENVYLSQAGPDKYDQLAQHKIKWTDPSVKAALTTLAQLFGKPSLISGGADGALQTEFPTSVTQTFTGGDQPKGAMVFEGDFAQTNIAQTKAKVGTDAKVFPFPAVGAKAPVVTGGDAAVILKDSKGAQALLTWLASTDAAKIAAGSGGFVSPNKGLDLSAYPNDVQRTIAKALVAAGDDIRFDMSDQAPQSFGGTPGKGEWKDLQDFLKNPKDIAGTQQKLESDAAKAYKN